A window of the Lolium perenne isolate Kyuss_39 chromosome 7, Kyuss_2.0, whole genome shotgun sequence genome harbors these coding sequences:
- the LOC127312146 gene encoding E3 ubiquitin-protein ligase ATL41-like — protein MSWSASTTLQYTGIGLFIAIVLLGLVYFARSINTARRARRGGDAGIGSGHVDLFTGEQLGLAPDDVAVLPKFTYHAASPGRWGGVGKAKAASADGCAVCIEELQEGALVRMLPSCKHYFHASCVDVWLLSHATCPVCRASPGPEKVRLGVASMSPPLPELRPYGASPKGGETTRVHNAAASRSPSPVIRSPTHSELFLHASIANSVMSPSPTRPVTPDSRMGRSSSPSPAMADPHLAEVV, from the coding sequence ATGTCCTGGTCGGCGTCCACGACGCTGCAGTACACGGGCATCGGCCTCTTCATCGCCATCGTCCTCCTCGGCCTCGTCTACTTCGCCCGGTCCATCAACACCGCCCGCCGCGCGCGCAGGGGCGGCGACGCCGGCATCGGCTCCGGGCACGTCGACCTGTTCACCGGGGAGCAGCTGGGCCTCGCCCCCGACGACGTCGCCGTGCTCCCGAAGTTTACATACCACGCCGCCTCGCCCGGTCGCTGGGGCGGCGTGGGCAAGGCAAAGGCTGCGTCGGCGGACGGCTGCGCGGTGTGCATCGAGGAGCTCCAGGAGGGCGCGCTGGTGCGCATGCTGCCGTCGTGCAAGCACTACTTCCACGCGAGCTGCGTCGACGTGTGGCTGCTATCGCACGCGACGTGCCCGGTGTGCCGGGCGAGCCCGGGGCCGGAGAAAGTCCGCCTGGGCGTGGCGTCCATGTCGCCACCGCTGCCGGAGCTGCGACCGTACGGGGCGTCGCCCAAGGGAGGGGAGACGACGCGAGTGCACAATGCTGCGGCGTCAAGGTCGCCGTCTCCCGTGATCAGGTCCCCGACGCACTCGGAGCTTTTCCTCCACGCGAGCATTGCCAATTCTGTAATGTCTCCATCGCCGACTAGGCCTGTGACGCCGGACAGTCGGATGGGCCGGTCAAGCTCGCCTTCCCCGGCGATGGCAGATCCCCATTTGGCGGAGGTAGTGTAA